The Acidimicrobiales bacterium DNA segment TTCCTACCTGGCTGTTGGCCCCGATCGTCGTGATCTCGGGCTACGCGGTGCTGTATCGGAGACACGCGCGGCAGGCCGAGCTATGACTTCGCCGGCGTGGTTGGCCGTTCTGGCGGTCGGCCTGGTGGGACCCATATATGCCATCGCCATGGCTCTGGTATTCAGGCCCAGGGCGCCGCGAAGGCCCGATCAGCGCGCACCGGTCACGGTGGTGTGCCTGGTTCCGTGCCTCGACGAGGGCCTGGTGGTCGTGCAGACCGTGAGGTCGCTGGTGTCGCTGGGACCAGACGTCAGGGTGCTGGTGATCGACGACGCGTCCACCGACGGCACCGCCGAGATGGTCGAGTCGCTCGGCCATCCGAGGGTGTTTCTGTATCGGCGCCACGCGCCCAACGCTCGCACCGGCAAGGGCGACGCGCTCAACGCCGGATACGGGGCCGTGAACGCTGCCGTCAGCGCCGAGGGAATCGACCCCCAGTCGGTCGTGGTCGCCGTGTTCGACGCAGACAGCGAGGTCGACGGGGCAACCCTCGACGCGGTGAAGGCATGGTTCAGCGATCCCCAAATCGGAGCCGTGCAGATTGCGGTGCGCATCTCTAACCGGTTCAGGTCTTGGCTGGCCCGGATGCAAGACGTCGAGTTCGCGGGTTATGCCCGAATCTTCCAGGGTGGCCGCAACTACATCGGCAGCACGGGCCTGGGCGGCAACGGACAGTTCACCCGGCTGGTGGCGTTGCGAGAACTGGGCGCTGCACCCTGGAGCGACTGCCTGACCGAAGACCTCGACCTGGGTCTGAGGATGGGCATCAACGGCTGGCGGTCGGTGTTCGACGAAACCGTCGCCGTCCACCAGCAGGGGCTGCACGACGGTCGACGCCTGCTGAGGCAACGAACCCGGTGGTTCCAGGGCCATCTGCAGTGTTGGTCGTCGCTGCCCGCCATCTGGCGCTCGGGGCAACGCCTGCGGGCCAAGGTCGACCTGACTATCCACCTGCTGTTCCCGGCCGCGATGTTGTTGATATCGATTCCTATCCTGGCTGCGGCCGCCGCGATGTTCAGGAGCTTCGCTCTGGAACCGTCGGCCAGTGCCGCTGCAATGACGGCCGGACCCATAGTGCCCTGGTGGTACCTGGCCGGGTTCCTGGCCACACCGCTGATCGCCACCGCCTATTGGCGCACAGAGCCTGAGATCGGCTTTTGGAAGGGTCTGGTAGCGGCTCACGCATACGGGTTGTTCACGTGGGTCTGGTTCTTCGCGGGGTGGCGAGCGGTGTATCGCCACGCGCTGGGACGGGCTGGTTGGGCCAAGACGGTACGCACCCAGGAGGCCCCAGCAGACGACAGCGACGAGATTGGCCCGGGCCCGATGTTCGGATCAAAGTCCAATGTGGTGGTGTTCCGCGATCGCGAGAGCGGCTACGGCGAGTCGACCCCAGAAGACGACGATGAGACACGGCGGATCGCGTGAGCGCATCCGCCAAATCGGACAGAGCGGATCGCGTGAGCGCATCCGCCAAATCGAGCAGGTCGAACGGGTCGCCGGTTG contains these protein-coding regions:
- a CDS encoding glycosyltransferase family 2 protein, with translation MTSPAWLAVLAVGLVGPIYAIAMALVFRPRAPRRPDQRAPVTVVCLVPCLDEGLVVVQTVRSLVSLGPDVRVLVIDDASTDGTAEMVESLGHPRVFLYRRHAPNARTGKGDALNAGYGAVNAAVSAEGIDPQSVVVAVFDADSEVDGATLDAVKAWFSDPQIGAVQIAVRISNRFRSWLARMQDVEFAGYARIFQGGRNYIGSTGLGGNGQFTRLVALRELGAAPWSDCLTEDLDLGLRMGINGWRSVFDETVAVHQQGLHDGRRLLRQRTRWFQGHLQCWSSLPAIWRSGQRLRAKVDLTIHLLFPAAMLLISIPILAAAAAMFRSFALEPSASAAAMTAGPIVPWWYLAGFLATPLIATAYWRTEPEIGFWKGLVAAHAYGLFTWVWFFAGWRAVYRHALGRAGWAKTVRTQEAPADDSDEIGPGPMFGSKSNVVVFRDRESGYGESTPEDDDETRRIA